The nucleotide window tttaaatatgtgcaATCGAATCACCATTAAAATCTCATGTTTATATTTGAACCACGTTCAAAGTTTTTGGTATATAATTACACAATATcaaatgttttaatatttatttcttataatctataaaataaaataaatgtttatgctattttctataaaaaaatgtttatgttattattattattatttgaatatttatgattttttacaatttgttgaaaattttattttaaacaattaaacaaaattgttCAGTAAATTAAACCAAAAATGATGTATCCTAGTATCCCCACTCTAATAATTCAATTATTTGAATAATTTCTTCATGTGCTTTGAAGATTACAAAGCTTCTGTCTTGAACATCCATGGCTTCCTCTCATTTGCTCTGTAATCACAGTCTCTTCTTCTCTTCTGCCTTCAAAAATTGTGGCTTCTCAAATACTCCCCCATCAAAGCTTCAATTTCAAATAACCCCATTTGTCAAAGCATCCAAGAAACAGCTAGAGGTTCTTGTTTGCTTTACTCTTTATTTGCTTTCCTTTGGTTTTCTAAAGTTGAAgccttaattaattatttttcattttggccAAAAAAACAGTTCATTATTTTTCATGGGTTCTATTAATTTTTATCTTGTTTAGATTGTATATGACCCTGATGAGAGGCTAAACAAGTTAGCAGATGAAGTGGACAAGGAAGCTCCGTTTTCAAGGCTTACTTTGTTCTCACCTTGTAAGGTAATTTGTTCTGGTTTGGCTTGAATTGAAATCTTTTTTATGCTTTCAATTGCAAATTTGCAACCCCCCGTacttttgattttaattttttggtaTAGATTAATGTTTTCTTGAGAATTACCAACAAAAGGGAAGATGGGTATCATGATTTAGCATCTCTCTTTCATGTAAGTTTGTATTTTTCCcttaattgatatatatattgaactcaGTCTCGTAGTTGACCCCAAAAGTGCCTGAATTTGATCCTTACGCTTTGTTTGTGGATCCAGACAATTAGTCTCGGGGATGTAATTAAGTTCTCTTTGTCACCATCCAAAACCAAGGATCGTTTGTCAACCAATGTCTCTGGTGTCCCCCTTGATGATAAAAACTTGGTGAGGTTTCGAACTTACTGCAATTCATTCAGCCGCCTTTTTTTTCTTGTGTTCCTAAATTTGTTCTTCCTTGTTGCAGATTATTAAAGCCCTTAACCTCTACAGGAAGAAAACTGGCAGTTCCAACTTCTTTTGGGTAAAAGATGCAAGCTACAAGATGAAACctcaaaattttacatttttatttgAATATATGTGCTTCTGCAAAATTGTGGTGTATTTCAAAACTATTTTGGCTTATATTGTTTTTTATTCGAATGACATGGATAGGTTCATCTTGATAAAAAGGTGCCTACTGGGGCAGGGCTTGGTGGTGGAAGCAGCAATGCAGCAACCGCACTTTGGGCCGCTAATCAGTTCAATGGTTCTGTTGCAACTGAAAAGGAGCTCCAGCAATGGTCGAGCGAGATAGGTTCAGATATTCCATTCTTTTTCTCACATGGAGCTGCTTATTGTACTGGTCGAGGTGAGGTATGGTGATATTTTACCTTGTCCTTTGATTGGAAAACATGTGGGAATATTTTAACTGTTTTATGAGTTAGGTAGTGAGGCCTGTTTTAGAATCCTTCTCTGATGATAACTTCAATTTTAGTGCTGTCGTTTCTCATTCCggttcaaaattttgaatttgacaAATTCTAATGCACATTTAATTTGCACAGAACTAAAGCTTCCTTTGTTTCTTTAGCACATGAATTTGTCCTAATATTTTGTTAGGACTGGCAGTAGGACTCATAGGCGTTGTGTATTTTTTCGTATTTGTTTTAGAGTGAAATTTGTGCTCAGATCTGTTTTCTTATCGTAGTTTGTGTTACTTGGACTTGTATGGGAGTGTCAGATATGGGTATGATCAACTTTTTTCCAAGATTTCCATTGTATTTGGAGGGTCCTTAGAGGATCATACCCTATACCAAGTCCAGATAAGCATCAAATGCGGGTACCTCAAGAAAATTAAAGAGTTAGAGCAACATATATTATAGTTATTATGATCTTGCACAAGCTCATGATGCAATCTCATTCAATTGGGATGAAGTTTATCGTCTCCTTTGCTACACTTGCATGATAATGAGCTATATGCTGATCTGCCAGTTTGTTCAAGATATATCCCATCCTCTTCCATCAGACATCCCAATGGTTCTTATAAAGCCTAGAGAGGCATGTTCGACAGCCGAAGTTTACAAGGTAATATTAGGTCACTGGCAGACAAATTCTGCTCTAATTTTATCGCTTGTTATCGTTTATATCTGAGAGAAGGTCTGGTTTTTCAGCGTCTTCGACTAGATCAAACAAGTAATGTTGATCCTTTGACATTGCTGGAGAAGATATCAAGGAATGGAATATCTCAAGATGTTTGCATTAATGATTTAGGTATGAGTACTTAAAGAATCAACTGCATCTTCTATTCACCTTTTCTTTCTTCATTAATTACTCATAATTGAAGCTTCTATAATCAGGCAAAGTTTATTTCAAGAGGGTGGTGAAAAACTATAGTCTTCATCAATTTTGCAGCTTTTATGCATCAAATTATCCCTCCTTCATATCTTTACTCCAACTTTTGAAATAAATTTAGATTCTGATTTTATAATAAAGCTTAGTCTAAGAGGAAGTAAAAATTGCCCGGTGCTTAGTAATAGAATTAGAGATGTATTGCTTACATGAATCTCTATTATTTGCAGAACCTCCTGCTTTTGAAGTCTTACCATCTCTTAAACGGCTAAAGCAACGGGTAACTGCAGCTGGCCGTGGGCAGTACGATGCCGTGTTTATGTCTGGGAGGTACAAGATTGTGTGGCAACTGTTTAAATTTTAATGTCCATTCTAGTATTTACTGTGAAGTATCGTACTTAGAATCAATTAGGACCCGATATTTCATATTTGTGCTTAAACAATATTAGATAGGGAAAAAGCACGGACAAGTCTTTAAACCCATCATTCCATCTGCCCTTATATCAAATGATAAGCCAATTCATATACCATATTTAAAGAATAACACCTTAAGATGTAGATTTTGGAATTGTTTGTCATCTGTTTCTGcagattatttatttctatttatatcaTGTGGGTTCCAAATAAGATGGCTAAATCTATTTTTATTGACATTTCATACATTTATCTTAATTGCTCTAAAGTGAAATCTGAGTCGGTTCCAAATAATGCAGTGGAAGCACCATTGTCGGAGTCGGTTCCCCAGATCCTCCCCAATTTGtatatgatgatgatgattatcGTGAAGTATTTTTATCAGGCAAGTTGCAAGTAGTTTAATACAAGTCTGAAACCTAGAACCTTCCACTCATCTCCATAAAGAAATTAGAAAGTTTCATGTTTGAACTTTGTTACAAGTTACATGACTCAGATTCATCATTATTTCAACATAATTACAGTCAATGGTTCTATTTGCATTCTTATATATTTGGATTGGGAACTGTTACTTTAAAATGCAGATGCAAACTTCATTTACCGGGAAGAAAATGAGTGGTACAAAGAACTTGTTTCAACGACTGTTTGTGACCCCCTGGAAACAGCGCGAACCTTCGAGTGATTCATCCATTCCTGGTTGAAGAAGAAGGTTGGAACTGGTTTTGCTTGTATGATTTAGTTATTATATCTGGATGACATCAATTTGTGTTTGTAATTGCCATCAGTATATGTAAAGCTTTGGGGATTGCAAAATGTGAGGAAAAGCTTTATATTACCCAATATTTGCCTAAAAAATAAGCTCCCCCTTTATTCGTTCCCCAGTTACCtaaggtttttttctttttctttagatGCTTGTTTTTGGTTACTAATTGTTCTATCAATAGTAGTTCTGGAAAATATTGTTCTCTATAAGAGTACCTTTGAGAACAGCATCATGTTGGGAACAATTACTTTTGAGAAGAATGTTGGAAGGTTGGCAGGGTTCTTAGGTTGTTTCACTTTTGAGATATCGTGAAGAACTTGGCTTTAAAGCTTAAATACAGATTTTATATTCCTAGTAAGTTcactttttaac belongs to Gossypium arboreum isolate Shixiya-1 chromosome 7, ASM2569848v2, whole genome shotgun sequence and includes:
- the LOC108452206 gene encoding 4-diphosphocytidyl-2-C-methyl-D-erythritol kinase, chloroplastic; the encoded protein is MASSHLLCNHSLFFSSAFKNCGFSNTPPSKLQFQITPFVKASKKQLEIVYDPDERLNKLADEVDKEAPFSRLTLFSPCKINVFLRITNKREDGYHDLASLFHTISLGDVIKFSLSPSKTKDRLSTNVSGVPLDDKNLIIKALNLYRKKTGSSNFFWVHLDKKVPTGAGLGGGSSNAATALWAANQFNGSVATEKELQQWSSEIGSDIPFFFSHGAAYCTGRGEFVQDISHPLPSDIPMVLIKPREACSTAEVYKRLRLDQTSNVDPLTLLEKISRNGISQDVCINDLEPPAFEVLPSLKRLKQRVTAAGRGQYDAVFMSGSGSTIVGVGSPDPPQFVYDDDDYREVFLSDANFIYREENEWYKELVSTTVCDPLETARTFE